A window from Thermoflexus sp. encodes these proteins:
- a CDS encoding serine/threonine-protein kinase, whose product MQSGSLPRIDHFEIERPLHEGGMGILYLARDTRRGAWVVLKVSRQVKPRADHDRERTAAEQAFYEEALQAEVEVLRDLHHPHIVRLYPLEEGPRAIYSKRAPNGSWYFAMERLGGGSLEELLKRHPRLPIEVAVEIAYQVAMALEYLHARGIAHRDIKPNNILFRRPVQEGIEAVLVDFGLAQRQRARGLEAGTLLYMAPEQIEQERGGTARPDPRPADIYALGVVLYRMVTGRLPFEGRDRDQLTSAIRKSMPTRPSVLRREIPAPLDDLIAEMLAKDPDRRPTASLVARRLNEAVPWHRRFIEEEGDLSPRPASPRPATSPSGFSPVWGFITLALLVLTVVGWGLYLSSGRSIRLSEPTVMPTPAVRVSPTPLIVTGGGQGTMSTPTIQRSPSHRGPLPRRFRAPHACPHPRRFLYPHLCRRHEGPNLPSSRAEGMPA is encoded by the coding sequence ATGCAAAGCGGTTCTCTGCCGCGCATCGATCATTTCGAGATCGAGCGCCCCCTCCACGAGGGCGGGATGGGGATCCTATACCTGGCCCGCGATACCCGGCGGGGCGCGTGGGTGGTCCTCAAGGTTTCCCGACAGGTGAAGCCCCGTGCCGATCACGACCGGGAGCGCACAGCCGCCGAACAGGCTTTCTACGAAGAGGCGCTCCAGGCAGAGGTGGAGGTCCTGCGGGATCTCCACCATCCTCATATCGTGCGGTTGTATCCTCTGGAGGAAGGACCTCGAGCGATTTACAGCAAGAGAGCTCCGAATGGCTCCTGGTATTTCGCCATGGAGCGGCTGGGAGGGGGCAGCCTGGAGGAGCTGCTCAAACGGCATCCCCGCCTGCCCATCGAGGTGGCAGTGGAGATCGCCTACCAGGTGGCGATGGCCCTGGAGTATCTCCACGCCCGCGGGATCGCCCATCGGGATATCAAACCAAACAATATCCTGTTCCGACGGCCGGTTCAGGAGGGGATCGAGGCCGTGCTCGTGGATTTCGGCCTCGCCCAGCGCCAGCGGGCCCGAGGGCTGGAAGCGGGGACCTTGCTCTATATGGCTCCCGAGCAAATCGAGCAGGAAAGAGGGGGAACGGCTCGCCCGGATCCGCGGCCGGCGGATATTTATGCCCTGGGGGTGGTGCTGTATCGAATGGTGACCGGCCGCCTGCCTTTCGAGGGGCGGGATCGGGACCAGCTGACCAGCGCGATCCGCAAGAGCATGCCGACCCGCCCGTCGGTTCTCCGGAGGGAGATCCCGGCCCCGCTGGATGATCTGATCGCGGAGATGCTGGCCAAGGATCCCGATCGACGGCCGACAGCCTCCCTGGTGGCCCGCCGGCTGAACGAGGCGGTGCCATGGCACCGTCGTTTCATTGAGGAAGAGGGGGATCTCTCCCCGCGTCCCGCTTCACCCAGGCCAGCGACCTCACCATCCGGTTTCTCTCCCGTGTGGGGATTCATCACCCTGGCCCTGCTGGTTCTAACGGTGGTGGGCTGGGGCCTGTATCTCAGCAGTGGGCGGAGCATTCGCCTCTCCGAACCTACCGTCATGCCGACTCCCGCGGTGCGTGTAAGCCCCACCCCTCTGATTGTGACGGGGGGAGGGCAGGGGACGATGTCTACTCCAACGATCCAACGATCTCCATCCCATCGGGGCCCACTTCCACGCCGATTCCGAGCCCCACACGCTTGCCCACACCCACGCCGCTTCCTGTATCCACACCTTTGCCGACGCCATGAAGGCCCCAACCTCCCTTCGAGCCGAGCGGAGGGCATGCCAGCATAA
- a CDS encoding PP2C family protein-serine/threonine phosphatase, producing the protein MAVRIRPKDPGARKPHRPSQVPPEAQAPRMFQETHAGMSGKNNEDAVETGVVPGPNGRPRYVAIVADGIGGHASGEVASHMALRHVMDFLNQHPMAPLPQALVQAVTRANQAVFTESQKKDLWKGMGTTLTIAVVEDGCLYLAHVGDSRAYLIRGERIVQLTVDHTWAQEAIEAGRLTPEEARTHPNRNVLKRYVGIQPEVEVDLRITPPNGDGPPDPRHQPLALQPGDVVLLCTDGLHDLISDERILEIVRTRPGDQAVKALVAAANAAGGPDNISVAMIELPGRKIARPPLRLSLPPLTLPMAAGALVLGLGLILAWAWLFRGGSGEEDAGGFRRSRSGTPIVIQGGGATSHAPVIGPSGEPTSTPVPTPTPSPTPTPRPSPTFTRTPTPTSTFTPTPSPMPSGGGGGGGGGGGGGGGGGGNPPPSIGP; encoded by the coding sequence ATGGCGGTTCGCATCCGTCCGAAGGACCCAGGGGCCAGGAAGCCCCATCGTCCCAGCCAGGTTCCTCCCGAGGCCCAGGCCCCCCGGATGTTTCAGGAAACCCATGCCGGGATGAGCGGGAAGAACAATGAGGACGCCGTGGAGACCGGAGTGGTTCCGGGCCCGAACGGGCGGCCGCGTTATGTGGCGATCGTGGCCGATGGCATCGGTGGCCACGCCTCCGGCGAGGTGGCCAGCCATATGGCCCTCCGCCATGTGATGGATTTCCTGAACCAGCATCCGATGGCTCCTCTGCCCCAGGCTCTGGTTCAGGCGGTGACCCGGGCCAACCAGGCGGTGTTTACGGAGAGCCAGAAGAAGGATCTCTGGAAGGGCATGGGCACCACTCTGACCATCGCGGTGGTGGAGGACGGCTGTCTGTATCTGGCTCACGTGGGCGACTCCCGGGCCTACCTCATCCGGGGGGAACGGATCGTGCAGCTCACAGTGGACCACACATGGGCTCAGGAAGCCATTGAGGCCGGCCGGCTGACCCCGGAGGAGGCTCGTACCCATCCCAATCGAAACGTCCTGAAACGCTATGTGGGCATCCAGCCGGAGGTGGAAGTGGATCTTCGGATCACGCCGCCGAACGGGGATGGTCCCCCAGATCCCCGCCATCAGCCCCTCGCCCTTCAGCCGGGCGATGTGGTCTTGCTGTGCACCGATGGGCTTCACGACCTGATCTCCGACGAGCGGATCCTGGAGATCGTCCGCACCCGTCCCGGAGATCAGGCGGTGAAGGCCTTGGTGGCGGCGGCCAATGCGGCGGGCGGCCCGGACAACATCTCGGTCGCTATGATCGAGCTGCCGGGGCGCAAAATCGCGCGTCCTCCCCTCCGGCTTTCTCTGCCTCCCCTGACGCTCCCAATGGCGGCGGGTGCCCTTGTCCTCGGTCTGGGTCTGATCCTGGCCTGGGCCTGGCTCTTCCGGGGAGGGTCAGGGGAGGAGGATGCTGGCGGATTTCGCCGTTCCCGCTCTGGAACGCCGATCGTCATCCAGGGCGGAGGGGCGACTTCCCATGCTCCGGTGATCGGTCCATCCGGGGAGCCGACCTCTACGCCCGTGCCCACTCCGACCCCATCGCCGACTCCAACCCCCCGGCCCTCGCCGACCTTCACCCGCACCCCCACGCCCACGTCGACCTTTACACCGACGCCTTCTCCGATGCCATCGGGTGGTGGCGGCGGTGGAGGCGGTGGGGGTGGCGGTGGCGGTGGAGGTGGAGGAAATCCCCCCCCTTCCATTGGACCATAG